TCTTGTAGCTTATTTTTCACATCTGCTACACTGCAATCATAAACATCTGTGATGAGAACCTAATATGCAATCGTGTTTCCTTGAAAACCAGCTAGATATACTACGCAGCAAACAGTGTAACAAAATCGAaccaaaacaaataataaatttggtttggtttgacattacaaaaatatttgatttttcgattcagtttgattttggAAGAATAAGAATTTCAgttcaacttttaaaatattttaattccttATAAATATGATTTGGTTGAGGTTTGAAAAGAACTAAAAAAtttgttcggttcgatttgATCGAACCAAATGCAAAACCCTATTCAGAACATATTAACAATAAGTGATGCAACTATAGTAAAAGGGCTTACTTGTAAAAGGGAGTTAACCTgccaaaaaaggaaaaaaaaatgatgagtTCATGGTTATATCAGTATATAAGCAAGCATCATGACGAAAATAAAACCTGACATCTCCTGCTATTGTACACTCCCCAGGAATTTGGTTGATTCCACCTCCAGGATCTGCAGCAAGGAAGAAAGAATTCAGAAAAACAGCATAAGTTTTTTGCTCCATCTTATTACTTGTAGAAGTGAAACATACAACTCCATTGTGTCGGTTTCATAGTTGATGGAGTTGCAAATCCATAGATTTTCTCTTTTGGGTGAGGGGGAAAGTCCTTATAAAATCGTGATTGTATTTCTGCAAGTGCCTCCATGGCTAGCTCCAAAGCATTAATAGCCTGCAAATAATCcgtacattttaattatttgatcatTGAAAACTGAACAATAACAATATCTTACTTTTGGAACCCACAgttcaattaaatttatgatAGAAAAATACATTAGGGGTGCTAACTGCAATTCTAATGTATGTTTCACATCACTACAATATGTTAGATTCAACAATGAGCAGTGTAAAATTGATTCCCTGCATTTCCTACCATAAGTTCACTCGATTTGAGGTTTCAGGTAGATTAGAACATAAGACTGAGAATTATAGGTGCCTaaggaataaaattaaaagaatgtCGGATAACAAAAATTCACACGAAACCTCTAAAATATCTGAACAAAGAATAATTTAAGGGACAGTGAACTGATAGCTAAATTATTTTTGCATGTCCTGCTTTGCGGACTCTTCTTCAGGAACCATCTGTTATCCAATTGTTGAACACAAAAGTTAGGACATTAGATGTTGCAGAACAGTTTTGGCTAGAGCCTTGGTTAGTTATCTGTAGTGTTAACTAGTTCTGATACGAAACATATATATCTTGCTGTTTATTTCCATGCAGTAAACTTTTAAGGCTACAAAACCAAACACAACAAGAAAAGAAACCATGCATATAAAGTAATCATTTTAACATCCTATCCTCAACAAGTTCTCAAATCAGTTGATATTCATAGATCTATTTGGtctttgtaaaaaataaaagtcaGTCTCAAATGAAGTTATCTGTAACAGTTTCGATAAGCATCGCGACGCCACTAGTTATTTTTTCTAGTTCCTAACAATGTAAAGCACTTTTACTTCAAGTGAAAATGTATAACAAGTCATGGAAATGCATCTTCTACTTTATGATTATCAGTTTTGTTATACATGTCAATCTTAAATCTTCCGttactttttctttattttacaCACAGATAGATAACAGGCCTTATATATATTGCCAAAGGCTTCAGAGAATATAGTAAAATTCAGCTCTGGAATTAAAAGTCATAGTTATTCAATGGAAAACAGGCAAATTTTTGAAGGTAGAAACACAAATAACAAGAGAAGTTCAAACAATAACCTTATGCGCCAAACCACTGTGAAAAAGTTTCCCTGTCACATGAATCTTCCAAGGTATCATGCCACCGGTACCAATGCAAGGTTGTTTATCTGCAGTGTCAATCCAGTACCTACAAGATGAAAGCAAAATGATTAAATTTTCTCTTCATGAATGTGAAAATACTCCGCTTCAACTGTTATCATGATTTATCATTCTAAAACATTATTCATGCCAAGTAATATTTGTTTCCTGACAAGTATATTGTATGACTCACAGAGGTCCTCCTTTCAGCTTGTTAAGCAACCCATCTTTCACAAGAGCATCCACACCAACCCCTGTTATAGTAGAATTCTCTTCACTAGCTATGAAGACAGCTACTACTGTCGATTTCAGCTTAGGTTTTGTCTCTGCCAACCTCTTCATGAGTTCAGTCACAAGCGCTACATGTCCCAAACAATCCGTAGTTCCACGGCCACGGAGTTTATCACCGTCGATGCTCAATGAGAAGGGATCAAACTCCTAGAAAAGCGGTAAGCATGACAAGATACTTAAAACATTATTACATAGGAGCAACACATTTTAAGGTCTCTTAACTTTACGTTTTTAGTTTATCTAGTCCCTAAATTTTCATTTGGTCTTACTTGATCCTGAACTTTACGGTTTTAGTTTATCTCGTCCTGAACTTCCATTTGATCTCagttggtccttgaactttacATTTCTTTAATTTATCCAGTTCCTAAACCTTCATCAGTTTGAGGACCCGAGAAAGTGAAAAAATCAAAGTTAGGGACCACATAAAACCAAATGAAAGTTCAACCAGATAAACTTAAAACGCAAAGTTCAACCAGATAAACTTAAAACGCAAAGTTCAGACACCAAATAAGACCAAATGGAAACTTAATGaccagataaataaaatataaaactaagGGACCTTAATCCTATTACATATTACACATAATTGATGCTTAGCTAAAAAAGGCCATGCTAacgtttgtgttaaaattgcaaaacaagATAAAGTTGATCTTTAAAGCAATTAagctcaaaattataaatttaacaacAAAAATATGATAAGAAAAAGAATCAAACCCAATCGTTAGGGTTAGCAGTGACGACATCCATATGCATGCCAACAAACGACAAAATCTTTCCATCCTCAGTCCCAGGATACTCCACAATTAAATTGCCTCGACCGGGAAAATAAGCGACATGATTCACGATCAACGGACCTCCTCCGGTGGTTGTGCTGTACGGAAGAAGAGTGTCCAACACATGCTTCACCACCCTGTCCTCTTCGGGGATGAGCTCCGGTGGATTATTCTGGAGATGTTTGGATTCTCCGATGATCTTTCTCAGAAGAGTAACGAATGAGTCCTTGTTTAATTCTCCTAGGGTTTCTTCGATGTCCGCCATTGTTTAAGAGAATTTTGTTCAGTTATTGTGTATGGATGGATTATGAAAGCCAcagtatatatagtgttttgtTAGCTGGGAAAGAATAAGAACAAAAATTCGTCGAACCGATTCTTGGAATCCGATTCTCCTCTTCTGGGCCTGTTTAGAGCAGAACCCGTGCTGGTTTTGGGCCAATTTTCATGGGCTTAGTAGGTGAGAGCTTTAGGACTTAACGTTTACATcttgggtttttttttataaaaattacctcTTTTGGtcaaactaattataaaaaaaacaaaattttcctACAAACTGGGTTGCAAGAAATTTCTGCAACTAAGACATGTGTCAGTTTAATTGGGTTGCAGAATTACTACTGACATTGATAATTCTTCGTCACTTTAGAACtgaattgaatttatataagtttgatatttaataaaaaacaatattataacAGAATTACAActtacttgataaaataaaattaaaaagatgtgAGGAATCAAAATGCactttaaataaattatgtcattttgatattttttatttcaagtagtgagattaatattatttagatcgtgggttcaatttctcAGAGCAACGTTCACCCTTTTCAATTATTTAAgggtgaaaaaaattaaaatttggagaGAATagtaaaaaatagaaaatgataGTGGAAATATTAATGAGAAATGAGAAGAAAAGAGTAAAATTGGTAGAAAAGTGAGAGAGCAAAGGGAAGGGCAGGTAAGTGCAGACTGCAAAATGCAGAACAAGGCATTGGCTTCTTAAAGACTTCCGCAATTTCCGGGCAGAAAGCAATTCCCAAAGATAATGGAAATGCTTTGACTTGGAGATTCTTCACTCAATTGCTGGTTGGTTCTACTCTAACTTTGCAGATTTCTAACATCCATGCAATGCACACACAAGGAACAAATTATGCAACCATGCATAAAAGAGTCACATGAAACGTTTTTCCCTCATTTGAGAGTTTTCAAGGATTAAATTGgtactttataataaatttgcGAGCTTAATTGTAATTATcgtaaataatttataaaaaatcaagAGTCAGGATTCAATTAATTGTACTAATCgtcaaattatacaaaaatatgTTTAATCCAGCGTTCATCAAGCCGGATGTGGTTAAACTTCCATCTTTTTCTACAACACATCAACTTCTTCTACATTATTCTTGACAAACTATAgctccattttaaaattttgccaTTTTGATCTATCATCTGGTTAGTATtaccaaatatatttataattagtttgtAGCCGACGTGGCAATGATGTTATATAGACTCGGTAGGATAAGTTTTATACACGTGAACATATAGTATTGCGTTATATCAATTGTAAACGAGTTGTGGATatattgtaataataataaaaaaatattaaaccgacaaaagtttttaaattatactactaatatattatatatttgaaaagcTAGCTATAATTAGGAATAGATAAATACATTTTGTCATTATTGTTGTGCTTACGGAACTCTTTGCAGTAATCCcttcattaaattaaattacataatATGTTTCTATAAATTAGAAATAGCTAATGAATTAGGTCTGATCTAAATTAacttcttgttttttttttaaacaaaagctaaaattttcattaataataacgaaaattatATGAACGGTTTTTCAACATATTGAGTCAACTATTCTAAAAAAGgtgatgagagctgtaaaaatacagtcatcgattaGAGCTAAACTAACCATCAAGGGCCACCCAAATTTGTAGACTAAAACTAGATCTAACAATAAAATCTAGATTTATTGAACGTTCTAAGGAAGTCTAACTTCAAATGCACGACTGATCACATCTTCTGTGATACATCTGTTCTCTTGAAGATTAACAATAACATCGatattgacgcaaaacatacATGTACTTGATGAAATCCGCCATAAGATGCTGCCTATAATTGTTTAAGAGATTCAAGTCGTTTGCACcgcaaaaaataatttcatctccaaagatgaaaaaaactacTCTCAATTTCGATTAGATTTGatctaatctcaattaaaatactagggtagaaaataatttctagatttagaccaaaattggccaaaaaagaaactttattcaaaaactaaagataAAACTATGAGAAAAACTAAATTTGAGAGATTGGTGAggtcatttttggccaaaaatggtaCTATTATTAATATTCTTTGAGGGTTTTTAAAAGAGAGAAATTAACTTCTTGTTAATtgtactattattattattcgaacaaaggatcattttacccccccgaacttggcgcaaagtatcaaaaacgtccaaattagcaaaacatgattacttttaccctgaacttgtcaaatttggtacaaaactcccctccccactctcatcTAAGAGAGTGAGGCACACCCTCTGGTTTTAGAGGTGGTTTTTTTTCTCATAGATGGTTTTTAATggtaaaaggtttaaaataatcctaattCTTTTAACATTGTATAAATTAGTCcataataattagaaaaaataatttaattttaaaactttacatatcaaaattatattaattaaaaacataaggAACCTTTTtgcactttttataaaaaaatcaatttttttttaaattctgatgagcagctgccggattccggcagctgctcatcATCAGAGACGAACTGAGTTCGTCTGTCGCAAAGACGAACTCAGTTCGTCTCTcttcgtctctcagatgagtTCGTCTCTCTGATCATCTGTGAGAGACGAACTcttcgtctctcagatgagagacgGCTCAGATGTCGTTTCTCGTCCAATGGGTTCGGACGGTGATGTTTTGGGCGGTTATTGATGGGTTTCGGCGGTGGTTGGTAGATTTTTGGTGGTGGTTGATGGAGGTGGAGGACTAGTGGTGATGGAGGTAGAAGAAGATggattttagattaattaagattaaatatttaattagattaagttaattagagttaattagagttaattatttgaaatttagaatctcactctccaattagggcgccacatcagcataggggtgtttttgaatTGCCAAAttcggggtaaaagtgatccggttttgctaatttggatgtttttgatattttacaCCAAGTTCGGGGGTAAAGTGATTCTTTGCTCATTATTATTCTTTGAGGTTGATGCCAGGGAGCTGAGTGTTTCGGATTTGACATAAccttaatcaaaatattaaatatattaagattgttgttaattaaattataaatccacAACCTTTAAGTGGAAGTCATTAATACATGAAAGCTTTAAAAAAAGTCATCTATGTGTagattaatttttctaatttaactattgaagaataaattatttctatttatatataccAAGCGATGTACTAGTTAAAATACAGTTTTTTTTGTGGTAGTGCATCATTTTATGTATccctttaattaaaatagtaatttctCAACACGTGGTTGGGTATCGATGTAGGCaaccttttataaaatttaagaattaaagACTATATTATTTGATCCAGACATTTATAATAACATATCTAAAGGAGCaattttaatgaataatttaattcaaGTAAATTTTGTGATTGGATAATGCAGTACCTATTGACATCTTGACCTTATTTATAAACAATAATGCTAATTGGTTGGTTAGACTTTCTCAATCATTTAGATTTCTAAATATATTTTGGACAATacttctcttttcttttgaatttttgtctAAATAgctatgaatttttttagagaaagccttttacaaacataaattttaagtgTACAGTGTACTAGCCCTAACTTTCCTTACTTGGACTGAATCTTCATAGAAATTCTGATTATACAATGTTTTGCTGATTTTGTATTTCTCTTCTTCAAGATCATAGCTTTAATTAATAGGTGTAAACGTTTCGAGTAATGaaaattttcacttttaatagcttttctaatatatatatatatatatatatatatatatatatatatatatatatatatatatatatatatatatatatataattcattaTACACTTATAATGTACATATGTATTTTGAGGATTAGCTTATAGCATGGGAAAAACATTACAATGCAATATTACTGTAAGTTAATTCTTTTTGATtggaaaattaatatcatatttaTCATAAAGGTATAAGGATTATTTGGTATTGAATTCtgacattttttgtttgtaatgatttaaatataagTCTATAAATTGCATCAGGTATTCTCTTATTTCAATTTATGATAGCcagtatataattatttttcaccgaatatataaaaatacaaaatgtgtAAATATGACAGCGTTTTGAATAAAACgatgccaaaaaaaaaatactataaaatgtcaaatttaaaaagaatgagATGTGTGTAATGCAACATTTCAAAGTTCTAACCATGTGCTTATTTGCTACAAAGGTAAAATGGCAAAATTTTGATATGCAAgtaagagaaatttttaggtagacttagtccaccacgtcatctatAGACTAAacttatcacattatgacacatcattaaaataatggtactatcgtaatattactattaaaaatgtaaaaaaataataaacaaaattacgatagtgccactattttaatgacgtgtcataatatgataggctagtccacggatgacgtgataaattgagtctacataagaatctCTCATGCAAGTAACTCAATTTTTAATTACATTTCCATTAATAAATGCTATAAACAAGTGTTACAACTAATTGttagtaaaaaaaaactaattgttATGAGaattattttactaattttctctatcatttgaaaaaaaattcaactctatatctttttttaaagaaatagtataatttttttataataataattcaaataaattgttaaaaaaagagATGTACTGTGATTTTTTAGATGAAGAGATTATTATCGTTCAAATAGAAAAAggaaatgtaaaattaaaaaaaaatgcaacaaaATTATAAGTTGTAAAGTTATAATGAAATGATGAATAgttattgaatattaaaatcTTGTACTATATGCTATGTGTCGGATTTGACATTAGTACAAAATATGTTAAGATTTTGACACCAAATatagtatatttataaaatttcaaccATTGTTTTTGTGGAACGTtgagaatataaaaaaataatataaaaatattaattactgTTTTATAAATTGAGTTAAATATATGAGTTTCATCTAGTGGACTAATTATATAAATGAGAAAATCACTGTTTTCTCTGTATTTAGATAAAaacatgttttaattttaattttagtctttttttattaattttatttagctAAAATTATAAAGAAGATTTTCAtatctaatatttaaaaaatatgaaaaatataaatactaaAATCTAATTTTGTAATCTAACCGGAGGTGatgataataattatttttaaaaaattattatatattgaagTAGATTATATTTTCTGATTTCTGATTGATTTTGCCAGaaaggaaaataataaatacagtCACACTTATCACATTAGGTTTGAGTCAGTCAAGCAAAGTTGGCAGCTAAAAGAATAAGAGGCCGTCCACGTGGGAAGCTAACGacaaaatagtaatgggacccACGCGCCGTAGCAACGTCTCCCCACTTGgccactaatttttttattaacatttttttaatagtaattaaaataattaaaaggtcTCACTCGTCCCCTGTAACTCAACTAATCTCTGGTCAACTTTAGGGTTTAACCATAGTTAGTTCTTAACCATCATTTTATCATCAAAAATTAATTCTTAAACCTAATGACCCACCCAAGCTAACCCCACCCACACACTCTCCTCTTTCTAGGGTTCAATTTGATCATATTATTATATCACACTACTAATATTATTATGTGACTTCCCTAATCACTCTCCTCTTCTTGTCGCGTGTAATTAATTAACCCATCTaatccaaaaaaataattttataataatgtatttttagtatatttgaTATTAACCTAAGTACATGTTTCAATCCATGCTATAAGGTTTGCAGAATATGCATTAAATTGTTCATGATATAATTCACGTGTAAATATGAAGTATAAACAAGTTGAAGATGGAAAGGCCCTATTAGAAGACAGAGAATTATCgacgg
This window of the Mercurialis annua linkage group LG5, ddMerAnnu1.2, whole genome shotgun sequence genome carries:
- the LOC126680916 gene encoding acetylornithine deacetylase isoform X1, whose protein sequence is MADIEETLGELNKDSFVTLLRKIIGESKHLQNNPPELIPEEDRVVKHVLDTLLPYSTTTGGGPLIVNHVAYFPGRGNLIVEYPGTEDGKILSFVGMHMDVVTANPNDWEFDPFSLSIDGDKLRGRGTTDCLGHVALVTELMKRLAETKPKLKSTVVAVFIASEENSTITGVGVDALVKDGLLNKLKGGPLYWIDTADKQPCIGTGGMIPWKIHVTGKLFHSGLAHKAINALELAMEALAEIQSRFYKDFPPHPKEKIYGFATPSTMKPTQWSYPGGGINQIPGECTIAGDVRLTPFYNVADVKNKLQEYVDDINENLEKLGTRGPVSKYALPDENMRGSLTVTFEEVMSGVACNLESRGFHVLCKATEKVVGHVAPYSITGSLPLIRELQDEGFDVQTSGYGLMATYHAKNEYCLLSDMCQGYRVFVSIIAQLEN
- the LOC126680916 gene encoding acetylornithine deacetylase isoform X2, translating into MADIEETLGELNKDSFVTLLRKIIGESKHLQNNPPELIPEEDRVVKHVLDTLLPYSTTTGGGPLIVNHVAYFPGRGNLIVEYPGTEDGKILSFVGMHMDVVTANPNDWEFDPFSLSIDGDKLRGRGTTDCLGHVALVTELMKRLAETKPKLKSTVVAVFIASEENSTITGVGVDALVKDGLLNKLKGGPLYWIDTADKQPCIGTGGMIPWKIHVTGKLFHSGLAHKAINALELAMEALAEIQSRFYKDFPPHPKEKIYGFATPSTMKPTQWSYPGGGINQIPGECTIAGDVSVADVKNKLQEYVDDINENLEKLGTRGPVSKYALPDENMRGSLTVTFEEVMSGVACNLESRGFHVLCKATEKVVGHVAPYSITGSLPLIRELQDEGFDVQTSGYGLMATYHAKNEYCLLSDMCQGYRVFVSIIAQLEN